The Saliniramus fredricksonii genome segment CAATCTCCTGATGCATAAATAGATTGCTTTTACGAACGAGCTAGCGCGAGAGTTGCCAAATGTCATCTGAACGGATTTGTGAGGCTGAAAGCGATGAAATGTTTCTTGGGGCTCCGAAAGAGCCGAACGAGGAAGCTTTTCGCAAAATGATCGATGATGGAAGAGCGCGGCGGATTTGTTTTGCAACGGAGAATCAGGACCAGCCAGTGCGAGAGTGGCCAGAGGGGCGCTCCTACAGTCACAAACTCGTTCTTTCTTTTGCTGATACAATTGGTCCGGTGCTGCAAAAACGATTTGGGATTGGATTAACGCTGACGCCTTTTGGAAACTATTTTGCGCCTGTGGACGAAGTTGTCGCCATGAAGCTCGAAGACTTCGTTGGGGAGCATCGACAGACGGTCTTCATCCGCGATCATCTGGATCTGTCATTCGCCATGGGAATGCATATTCTCGGCGATGAAAAGACTGAGCTGGGGGAATTGGTAAAAGCCGCCAAATACCAGAATGATGCCGGAGCAACGACCGAGCTGATCGCGCGCGCATCGGATTTCGTCAAGAACATGCCGTTTCTGCGTAATGCTGATATCATCGTCGCGGTTCCGCCGGCGTCGGGCAAGGCGACCGACCTCCCGACCGAGATCGCGGAAGGTGTCGCAAAAGCATCCCGAAAAGAGGTCGGTCTCGCGGGGCGATGGCAATCGGAAAAGGTATCGCTGAAGGATGTCGGGCTGCACCAGAAATGGTCGTTTCTGGAAGAGGCGGGTTTGCAGGTCGATCCCTCGACAGTGGCGGGAAAGCGGGTCATTCTGATTGATGACCTCTACCAGAGCGGCTGCACCATGCAGTTTGTCGCATCACGGTTGAAAGCTGCGGGTGCCAGGCGTATTTTTGGGCTCGCCATGGTCAAGGCGAGGAGCAACTCGGACAACGTATGAGCCATGTGGGCATCGGCAAGGCATAATCGTCAGACACTGGCAGGGCAGGCGGCATCTTCGGCGCAACAGGCGAGTTTGCTTGCCGATGACGAAACAGCGCGGGTCGACGCCACTATCGACGATTTGGAGCGGAAGTTCGGTCGCGCGCTCTATCACAGCAACGCCGACGATGCCGGGTTTCCGCCTTCACTCAGCGCGCTCTACGCCGAAGACCGCCCGCAGCAGCTCTTCGCATTGGGCAATCTCGCGCTTCTCGCGGAAAGCGGTGTCGGAATCTGCGGCTCGCGCGATGCCTCGTCACGTGCACTCGATATTGCCGGCGAGGTCGTGGGCATGCTCGCGCACGAGGGGCAGGTGATCGTTTCCGGCTACGCGCGCGGTGTCGATCAGATCGCCCATGCGGCGGCCCTCGATGCAGGCGGCAAGACGATCATCGTCCTGCCCGAAGGACTTGCGCGTTTTTCGATCCGCAAGGATCTGCGCAGCTTGTGGGATTGGGAGCGCATCCTCGTCGTCAGCCAGTTTTCCTTGCAGACGCCGTGGAAGTCCTGGAACGCCATGCGTCGAAACCGGACTATCATGGGGCTGTCCCGCGCGATGCTGGTCGTCGAGGCAAAGTCCAATGGCGGCACTTTCGATGCCGGAAAGGTAGCCCTAGCCTACCGCAAACCCGTCTTTGCTGTTGATTTCAGCGACATTGACGAAGCCCGCTCGGGAAACCGGATCCTGATCGACGAGGGTGCGATGCCCTTGAAGCGTGATCGCATAAGCGGTGCTCCGAATATCCGCCCGATAATTGAAGCCGTCAGCAACTGATTATTTTGCCATTGAGATGATGTGCGTGTCGCTCGTTGTCTCCGCGCCACCCAGTGCAACGCCCGCCGAATCTCTCTTCCCTCACGGGCGATGCCGGGCGATCGCTTGGTTGCACGCCGATACAACCAAAACCACTCTTTCCAATGCCTGATACGTGTTTTACTGTCGCCACAGAGCCGGGCAAATCCGGCTCCGGGGCGTCGAAACCCCTTCCCACAGCGGTCGGTGCGACCGAAAAGGCACCTCCTCGACCTTCATGGCCGGGGAGGCGCTGGCGTATGTCCAAGGCTGCGGTCTAAAGGCCAGTGCGGTCGTCCGAGGGCGGCTTTCCAACTCCCCGGTCACCAGAGCGAACCTCTGGTGACCACGCGAACCTGATTTCAGGACCGGTCTTCGGGGAGTTCGAGCATGGACGAGACAACATTCTGGCAGGCATTCT includes the following:
- a CDS encoding ComF family protein — encoded protein: MSSERICEAESDEMFLGAPKEPNEEAFRKMIDDGRARRICFATENQDQPVREWPEGRSYSHKLVLSFADTIGPVLQKRFGIGLTLTPFGNYFAPVDEVVAMKLEDFVGEHRQTVFIRDHLDLSFAMGMHILGDEKTELGELVKAAKYQNDAGATTELIARASDFVKNMPFLRNADIIVAVPPASGKATDLPTEIAEGVAKASRKEVGLAGRWQSEKVSLKDVGLHQKWSFLEEAGLQVDPSTVAGKRVILIDDLYQSGCTMQFVASRLKAAGARRIFGLAMVKARSNSDNV
- a CDS encoding DNA-processing protein DprA produces the protein MWASARHNRQTLAGQAASSAQQASLLADDETARVDATIDDLERKFGRALYHSNADDAGFPPSLSALYAEDRPQQLFALGNLALLAESGVGICGSRDASSRALDIAGEVVGMLAHEGQVIVSGYARGVDQIAHAAALDAGGKTIIVLPEGLARFSIRKDLRSLWDWERILVVSQFSLQTPWKSWNAMRRNRTIMGLSRAMLVVEAKSNGGTFDAGKVALAYRKPVFAVDFSDIDEARSGNRILIDEGAMPLKRDRISGAPNIRPIIEAVSN